cgcccgatcgtgcatcttcggtttttttttttattgtaaataaatatgcaactcatgaaaactaatggtcaattaggttatgttagctacattataaatacttcaaaacattgtggatggttgatttggttaggatagctacattaaaaatactgtgaaatcatgtaaacggtttcctagcgctggatagctacatattgaaaagttatttgctaagcaaccataaaatgattttacagtttttttaatggagctatacttacctaatataaccaaccatccacagtgttttaaagtatttttaattacttcttgctaattttaagaaaagaaggcttgctaacgtgagtattcgggtatgtccagaaggatgtgtgaatcgtaggcttcccgctcaacgccgcatcagtgcacatcatgaaaattaaaaaattccatatctcataaagtatttggaatttctgatctccgccgggtttaatgaaaataggaagttaaagagcacagaataaaggtattttcggatttttaaattttttttttaaaaaaatcgccaaaaaatgaatattaaaaaattcgatatctccaaaagtaattggaattttttatctccgcaggcggttctgaaaagaggacgtaagatagcatataatgaaagttatttcatatttgtacgatttttttttggcgctaatccgtacaatacatatttacccatgcTTGTACCATAAGAACATACAGGTCGTAATTACTTCAGCACCATCTTGTTGAAAACTTCATCAGTATCCCTGCCATATCGCAATGAAAacgtaccaaaatatttttttaattagctgACCTACACTCATACAATGCTTTTGCTTTGTTTTTATCTCTTTATTGCAAAACTAACCTACTTTTGGAAAACGTGCCATTTTTATGCTATGTTAGAAATTTTATTGTTTACCTAACCAAAGAAAAGGAATACTTAACCTAACAGTGGAaattaaacacatacaacacaccTCTCACCTAACATAGCTAACAAAATGCatataaaatacaacaaaatacaaacatttaaaaaccatCAAAAACTACTTTTCTTTCTTGAGTTTATGGTATTAACCATTTACTGTCTATTATTCTATGTATTAAATTAATgccaaaaaaattgcatttccaCGATTTAATTAATTCTATATTGCAAAACATGAACTGTTGCTTTCCTGGTCACTGCTACAAACACAACCACACATTGTTCCTTTACAGTGtacagttataaaaattaaatataaataaagcgAATCTTGCATTTCTCTCACATTACCGCACATTTCCAATAAATTTCGTAATACCTACTAAATACTTGgtgtatttatatttgttttttcactttataaaaatattctattcCACTTATTACTTCACTCCTACTTTTACCACAACTGTTGCTATTGCTCCAAAACTCACACTCACActatcattaatatttattttcacattatattaCTACATTTTCCTCATTCCTCCGTTACCGGTATCCGTTTGTTATCATTGGTAACTGCCAAAAGTCATACGTTTCCCCAATTTTATTTCCAACCAATAATAATGCATGGTATTGTGTGTAGTGCACTCAACTCTTAAGATCTAAATAACAGCAGTTAGGTACACAGGTACTTGCAAATGATTTTTGAAGTCCTAGAATCATTTCGCAATGACACTGAAACAGAGACAtctggaacatttcactatcacgTCAGCCGCTTTCACATTTCACGGAATCGTAACAAGTGGCAAACAAAATGGTAAATGTTTAAGCATGGCATCTAAACTCTGTTTTTATATATCTTcatcaataataattatataacaaaaaaaagggggacTTTACACCAGTAAAAGTTGTTCCAAATGCTTGACGGATAGTGGATATATACCAGGCATTTCTTGAGTTTTGTACATTTATGGACTGTCGTCACTTCCAAAAGGTCATTCTAAAATAGTGTTCACACTTGCCTGGTACTGGTGCATGCATTAGTAAGGTACTTAAGAGCCTGTTCAGGGGTGTCAAATGTTACAAAATGTGTGTTGAATGTTATTGCTTTGCGCCAGTCTCCTGTCAGAGTGATCGCGGGGGGAATACCAGCAGGTCCGGTCTCTCACCCGTTGTTGTCATGCTCGCTGGTGACTGGCATCACCGCCGACCGCCATTGTCTTTGTGCAGAGCGCCAGCGCGATGTGGCGCCACCTGGAGCCGGGAAGCTCGCCGGTCGACTGGTGCGAGGGCAACTACCTCATATCCCCTCTCATCGCCGAGTTCGTCAACACGGTGAGCCAGCGGCAAGACTCTTCTTCCGTAGCCTGGAAGCAGCGTGTCTTCATGTTCATATGTTTATGTACTTATGAAGAATAGAAAAgtttgtttactaaaataaaaattacagcgGAGCATTATTATCCAAATACCAATCATTGGAAAACATTCCAGTCAGCGAGTTCAAATTTACTCAGGATTTCATAAGTTTCTCCGAAGTTAAAAATGCTTAAGATAATCGAGAATTCATATTGGTCTCCTAATGCATCAACACATTTTATATGCAAAGAGTAAACATGCATTAAATATAATCTATGATGAGTAAAAACTTTAGTTTAGCATAGACaacaaaacacttaaaacataATGAAATGCTCCAAAGATTAAATTAAACGTACTAATTTGGTACCATGAATTATTGTTCTGTACCGGAGGTATAAACAGCATTAAATACTGAAACCAGAAGGAGTTGTGATACCAAGACAGCCTTCATAATATAAGTCAACACGTCCAACTTCTTAGCCTCGAGTGTGGGTTTGAGTTCTACCTGAAACATGGGTGTTCTTAGAATATTTTCCCTTCTAATCTCCTGCCATAAAGTGGGCACATTATGattttctatatatataaaaaaaaaaaaaaaaaacatttttttagttaaaccAGCATGTTGGTAATTATGCATGTCGTGATGGGTGACAAGTTTTCAGTTAGGTTCTGTACTGAACACTAGAAAAGTCACTGAAAGGTAGCTaacttttaatttaactttttgatGTCCATTAGACATCTGGTTTGGCTTGGATCTTAAGTGGTTTTAAAGGCCTTCCTTCAGTTGTGGTAGAGAAGTGGCACATGCAGTCGCATGTACGACCCGAGCCAGTTTCctcagcgtgtgtgtgtgtgtgtgtgtgtgtgtgtgtggagctcCGTGCTCAGCGAGGCTGCGCGGCTGTGCTCGGCAGTTCAGCAACGTGCTGTTCTTCCTGCTGCCGCCGGTCATGATGCACCTGTTCCGCGACTACGGCCGCTCCGTCAACCCGGGCATCCACGTCATCTGGCTGCTGTTCATCGTGGTGGGCCTCAGCTCCGCCTACTTCCATGCCACCCTCAGCCTCATTGGCCAGCTGCTGGACGAGCTGTCCATCCTGTGGATCTTCATGGCCGCCTTCTCCATGTTCTTCCCTCGCCGCTTCTTCCCCCTCTTCTTCCACAACGACAGGCAAGTCCGACCCGGCAGCTGTTACCGTGCGCCTACCTCTATCGCTTATGTTGGCAGTCCCAGAATCTAGTGTTGGCCAATAGGacttttcaagaaaaaaaagtaaaagtaaCATTGATATACACCTGCACtgtgagcatttttttttttttgcagaggaACAATGTTCAGCATTTACAAGAACAAACTAAACTATTACTGtgaataaaatatacaatattaGTAAAACTGTTCATAAGTATTTCAagtgattaaataaaattttgacttaaTACACAGAAACGTTTCTTTAAAGTGTTTTATTGCAttcttataacttttttttatcgtaCCTTGGATGTGTATAGGATTTAGTTAATGCGACATTAAAAGTAAGTTTAATTTCTGTACTTTGATGAATAAATTTCATTCTTAGTTTTCCAACCATTGAATAATGTGtactatacagttttttttaattttttcagttaaaataaaatatatttacaaaatatgtatataaatgtttgaattatatttttaatagttattctaaaatgaaataaaataatgggtCGTGTAGCTGCACAGTTGATGTTTAGATCTAGACGTAACATTTCCTTGCTAAGCAGGAATCATGCAGGTGAAACGTCCAGTGAATGCTATTTCGACTAGTTAAGAAACTGAGGTGGCCCTGGGGGATGGGGGGGTAGGTCGTGGCTGGTTATGTTCCCACTTGCGCCGTGCTGCTGCATGTGTGTCCGGTGACGAGCGCTGTGTGCGCATGCTGGCCCCCAGGAAGCGGTTCGGCCTGGCGTCGGTGGTGATCACGCTGCTGGCGACCGGCCTGGGGGTGCTCCACCCCGCGGCCAACGCCTTCGCCCTCATGACGCTGGGCGTGCCGGCCTTCTTCCTGCTCATCCACGAGCTCAGGAGGTGAGCCCGCGCCCCTGTACTCTGTCGCGTCTCCACACTGCCATCGTAATACCTGTCTCCCCAAATATTCACACCgtaaacaaacttttaaaaacaaaacttatgaCCATATTTCAGGTTTCTATGAAATGTTTATTCGGGACTTAGGTAAATAATCAAAACTATAAATTGCCTCAAAGGTTTTTTGTAAAACTAATAGGTAGCACTCTTGATACCGATGTTCATGTTTTTCAGCGTTCTTTATTCTTGTCACAATAGTTctattataaattaaatgtatCAGTATTTCCAGTACTTATAATTCtgtatgtaaatacatatatCTAAATAAATCCAGCAGTGAATTATttgatttataaattaattttgaatatattCACATGTTTACTAAAatgcaaggaaaaaaattgttgtgaatGTAAAATGGCTACAAGCCATAGATGTTCTGTTTAATGCAGTAAAGCTCTATTAGCATCTTGGCCTCAACGAACCAAAATCAATGCTATGTTacaaagtttataaacaaaattaattggaAATGCTGAAAAAGTGCAAGTGTTAATTTTCAAATAACCTTATATTAAAATACCATTATCACTCAAAATCATATCTTATTATCTACTCCAGTCACATATTTGATTTTCCATCATACCGTATTTTCTTGCagtggtacaatttttttttaatttcccaagAACTTTCAATCAATTTAGGTTTTTTTCAGGAACGGTGGGTGATTGCAACCACAAACTTTCGGTAATAATTTCAAAGTCTTCTCCCTGAAATACACACTCACAAAGAAAGTGCAAAAGGTCTGTCGTCCATTATGCAACAGCAGGCTAGTCACCTTGGAGCTTAATGCAACTTGTGCTATTCAGCAATGCCCTGCAGCGTTGTCAAATTTTGAATAAGCAGTTTTTGGTGCTTTTCAAACACATGATTTACGATAAATTGTGCACAGTTTGCTCTGGTAAATATTGTAACATCCAAAGcaatttttgtatttgaaaatgttatttgaagatagaatttataattatttctaaattcattttttaattatctgtTTAAAAAACTGCAGTTAAGGTTATacggtgaattgcaataaaaccgaaataacaccggaAAGCATAATAAAACACAGCTTAACACTGCAATGCAAGTTAACACACCATGTttcaccgaaatgcaagttaaatcaCGGAATTTAGTTTCCTTTAAcctaaatttaattgaaattataaaaaaaaagtaatcttaaaACGTTTGAAATTCAAGGGGAATGTCATTAATCCGTACAAAAATTGTACCCAAGTGCCCTGgatcagaaaattttatttaatttgtttgactgtgcatctcttattgaatcttttttaaaacataaatgcttgctaatttacttttattgttctTAATGTATCCGTTTTGAACCAttctattacaaaatatttaatcgtAAAATTGTAGCACAtaaattttactattattttgGTGGTGTAAGCAtcacaaaacagcttttataaaaataaaaaacaataacctAGAAATCcactgttgttaaaaaaaaattggaccaaAAATAAAACCGTGATATCTCGTCGCTAGTTATAGCTGTAATACGAAGGTAATAGAGTGAACTCAGTCGTAGACCGTGAGCGAGCGCCGTCGCTCTAGGCACCGTGCAATGATGTGCCGTGGGCGCAGGTGCGGGTGTGGCCGCGTGCAGCGCCTGGGCGTGCGTTGCGCAGCCGTGTGGGTGCTGGCGGTGGCGTGCTGGCTCAACGACCGCCTGTTCTGCGAGACGTGGCTCGCCCTGGACTTCCCCTACCTGCACGCCCTGTGGCACGTCCTCATCTTCATCGCGTCCTACACGGCCCTCGTGCTGTTCGCGTACTTCTCGGTGCGCGAGGAGCGGCCCGACACCTTCCCCGCACTGCGCTACTGGCCGCGCGACGCCTTCGAGCTGGGCGTGCCCTACGTCTCCCTGCGGCCGCGCCGGCCCGCCGACGGCAAGGACGTGTGAGCGCGGGCCGTCTGCCCTCATCGTGTGTCCCACCGGCTTCAACCTGGTGTTAATAAACATCTCAACAAACTTGTTTTGTAACCAGTTTTATAGCGTTTTTATACCAAGCTAGTATCATTGGTGATATTCAGATATGATATGGTGTTTATGTACAAATATGTTTCattgtttgtatttttgatatttgAACCGAGTATAGTATTGAGTAATTTGTTAGAGAAGCGAAGACCTGATACTTTATCATGCTATTTCCAAAGTAAttgtttgaaggaaaaaaaattgatatacgttcacactgaatatatattttcGTAATATATatactaattgttttttttttttttaaatatggctgaaccataaaaatatatacttattgtgacttaaatgataataatgagtatttgtAGGTGTGGCATTGAACTTTATAGTTTTCAACATTATTAACAATTTTGTTGTACTATCAGTCATCCATATAATTACCGTATGACTGCGTTGGATGAACATcctgtatatttgttttttctcAGTTTTAGTACGCAGTTATGTTTctaaaccttttaaaataaatttttgtaaattgtccACTTGATGTTCCAGAATAatgtaaaggaaaaaaatgaagttCCAACTAAAATAATGCTGAACCATTGCTTTGGTTTAGTGTGTGTTGGGGGGGGAAAAAAGTtagaaattacatatatttcgGTATGTCTTTTTGTAGGTAGTTTCTAAACATTTACTTTATTCTTCTGTCTTAAATCCTCTAAAAAGTTGTGTGtgtataaaactttattaaaatttggtttataaattatctaaaattgtgattatattttgtaattagtTTGGTTTGTACTACTTTGTAATAGCAAATtgacaaaattatggtcccttcaagtttgtattattgaggtttgaATGTATTTCACAGATCATGATTGTCTGTTACATATGGTGCTGTCAGTGATAAGTAGTTTACCTTTGCACCCATCTCATTGAACAGTATCTGTGTCTAGGTACTGACTGTACTGGCTTGTTCATAACACTACCAGTTTGTCATGACAAGTGTCCTGTATAGTGTTCATCCAGTTCAAAGTTTCCTTTTTCTTAGATATTTCCTGCATTTGGTGTCATTTATGTCTGGTTCACTTCAATTTTACTGAAATACTTTTCATTTGTTTTGTGTGTAATGTTAAACAGGGAATGGGTTTATTATGTAAaacttcaatttttaaattaaaaacgatGGTATAGCATGAACTTGCTAGcaattagaggtgggttgttacagcaattttcggtatttgttccaacctgatactgatacagtaatgtacctagttacaagtatctgatacttttgtatcagagctttagcggtcccaggaagcgacaaggtatcagcattctcgttacagggtacacatcctccgtgccgtcatcaccagcgtaaaaaggtatcggtgtctctgatacattatttatcacgcccggtaattctctacctctgttactctcatgcccgcctgatacagccagtatcaatcattttaatattcactgcagttcgtcctggccatgtattaattaccaccatgtacattgttgcgggcagtcatgctttgtagttagtatctttatagtgaaataaggaatggataagtgcaggaaaaagacttcatttgtgtggaatttttttacggaaaataatgagtttgctaattgtaatttgtgtaaacaaaaactgagttataaatcatcatcaactaatctgaagaaacatttgaaacgtaaacattgatatagcatgctcactaatgtacgtatctgtttttttttaatttttgataaaatcgtatttttttaatgtatgaaaacactagttactaattgttttcggaaaaaaaaagtcctaatgttgattacatctgttattagtgtcaactgtgaatttatttgcattttcatagctgttaggtgcacaaatataaatattatatcttgtattaatgtactttttaatattaaaattttattatttttatgattgaacgagactgtgcacgcactgcgcactgagcataATTTGATGTGGgaaaataaccaaacgactcgtaacaatttcgctttgcgcctctccttcaacgccttcccctgcgcttcctcccctacattatttcccttctttatcccttattcgtcgttcctgctccctcccctttcacaagctccgcccaagtgaccgtcatctgcgatcgggtactgcgctcattggccgtggtgttgttccaggtgaattctgaactgatactaaagttcttgatacttttcaagtgtactcgtttgccattccggatacaggcgtgtatcagtgccaaagtatcatgttgatacttttcgacccacctctactagCAATGATTATTGTATTTCAATATCTGTAGTTGGTAACAAATGCTAGTCATTTGAATTTAAATTGCATATGCTAATAAATTTGTGTGAGTTGTCATTCACAGCTGGTATCATGtagattaaaatttttgtgtttcatttttgtAAGCTACGCAGCTAATTTCAGtagtaaatattttcagttttagcAGCGATACTGTGGTTTTAAAAGTAGTCAAATCTCATTTCTATTTCTTTGAATGTTGTCCTTCAGTTCTTAGTGGAAGAATCAGAATTGGATCATCTGAATCTTTCATTCATTGTCATGTAGAAAAACTGTCATGGTTTCTTGCATACACTCCTGACTGTTCACCAGACATCAGTCTTGTTTTACGAGTCAGCTTTCACTACACCACACTGACGGTGATTCTAGTTGGCCAAAGCGTGAGTGGATACACGGGAGAAAGTTGTGCTTACATTCTTcctgttttgtgagaatggatgTGTGTTTTGTCAAACATACACCTTAGTCTATCAAGTGAATGTTGTGTCAAGTATTTTTACCAACATTCCTGGGCAAAAGAAAAAAGTTAATTGTTTGAATAACTGTATACCTCTACCTCGAAATTATAGACTGAAGTTTATTCTTGTTTATTAGTTCACCCTTTTGCTAACATTAtacagtttgtttgtttgtagcaTTTATCGTGCAATAGTATTGTATATGTCAAAACATTGAACTGTACTTAATTTTGCCCACCAATATGTATTAGGGTTTAGTGAAGTAACTGTCAGGTGTACCTCGCTTGTTTTTGAAGATCTAAGTGCAATGAACGCTTCCCGAATCTCGGTGCGGAATCTGGCATCTTAGTCAGCACACAACATCAGTTTCCACCTTGCGTGCTTGGTTTGCTAAAGCGACACTTGCAGTGACGTGCAGTGTGACCCGTGACGTCACAGTCGCCTGAAGGTCCCGTGAGCATCTCGTGTTGTTCATTCTGACATATTTTTACACAATGTCTTTGCGACATGTAGTCGGTTACAACACGTTAGGTCCAAAATAAACTACGCAAGGATACGCTGTGATGATGGCGTAGTTTCTCTGCTTGGAGAGGCCCGCCTAGTCTGGACTGTGTCTGTACTGGTGAGCTGGGACAtgagtgtgacgctcgctggtgcttctagcacggtatagCCTCTaggcaaggctctgaactagcgcCTATTCTTCTCGTTGAGATTTCAGTGGTAGTCGTTACATTATATGGTGGATGTATTAAGATAAAAGTATAATGCAAGGCCTTTGAGTGCTTTCAGAATCCGTACAGGATGTTTCTTATGTAAAAAGTATcctgaaaacatacattttagccattttcactcattaaaaatacagttttaaaaaaaattcataaccacTCGTCTGCCCTCAtcatatttttaaagcttttaccacacacacacatcttgagcagtttttcaaattgcatggtttcttctgaagctctgcgcaccttgtgtgtgcccaggtaggagGGGCTTAACACAAGACATGTAATGGCGACCATACCATTCTCTACTTATAAGTTTTGCTGTATGTGGAGATTGCCTTTACATTTATGGCCAAAAGGGGGtggtttattttatatatatatatatatatatatatatatatacatacacacacacacacacacacacacacacacacacatatatacacacacaaatatatgtatgtacattaagCAATGGTAATGGGGCCTGACAAAGTGATTTGCTCCTGGGCCCTGTTGGTCCCACTTCATTACCAAGGTTTCTCTTTGATGTACAACACTAATCTCCAAATTAAATCAAAGTTTTTTAGTCACACTGTAGTCTGTTTGCTATTAAACCAAATTTTTTACACCTATTGGTGGAAATGTTAAGTTGCAAGTACATATGGCTAAATTTGAGTACCGCTGTGTTTGAGTGGGACTTTCGTAGATAATGGTAATTCTATGTGGTTTAGGAAGAAGTCAGAGTGTGACTTAAATCGAGTAGAGTACATATGTGTCTAAAGTTAAGTTAAAGaagaatgttttattaaaataagtgcATATTGATGCATTCTCGTGAACAGAGAACTAACTTACTCTATAATGATACTGATAACTTGTATAAAGATAGAAGGGTTATTTTCTTGTGATATGTTTGCATTGTTAATGGTTTGTGAAGGGTGTATCATTCAGTAAGGTTAAGACTTAAGATTTCTAAAAAGACATATCTTCACTTTTTTactagtgataatttaataacaGGATGAAATTCTTTTGAAAAGCACATTTGAGAAATAACTGAAGGTCTGTATTGTAGCTTAGTGAATAGAATAATGTTAACAGATGTGATAGGTATTAGGTTTGCCACAAGTCCCACCAGGCAGTGGTGTGCTGTGATTTATACCAAAGATTTGGTGAGATGACAGTTGCATTGCAGTGTTGTTAACCCAGTCGTATTCTGTGTGTTTGAATGAACTGTAGcatgttttatatatttgttgtgtgttttataCATTTGAGTTATGCTGTGGTTACTAACTGTTAGTTTATCAGTGGTTTTACTGTCAATAAAGCTTATATGGGCAGTGTTTGTATTATTTATCTTACCTGTAGAATGCAGCCTAGATGACAAGCAGTGGGAAGTCTCATGATAGTTATAACATTTTAATCatcttttcacatttttaattgaTTGCAAATGTAaggaattaaaacattttttgaacatGTAAAGTAAAcactatataatatattttttttttttgcatgagagCTAACAAATACATATTTCTCATGTCAGGAAACCTATTAAAGTGATTTTGCTCTGTCTTGTGTTATAGATGTGTTGAACATTGTAGTTCGTAAAGCGTAGGAACTGCTTGTATTCGCCGAGGTGTAGCTTGTGTCTATCCGCCTGATGGGAGTGGTCGACGGAGGTGTGTTGCATGGTCGCTGTAAGAGGCTGCAAGTCTCGCCTCGCTCCCCGAGAAGGGAACTAGAAGCACGTGCAGGCACACTTGTACCAACTGTCTGGCTGATGtcttccttccttcctcccttGTGTTTCGGTGCGTACTCAGGGTGTTGTGCTTCATCTGCCTCTGCAGTTACAGAGCTTGTTTGTGATTCATTTAAGTAGGTTTTTATGGAAGATTGGTTATTCGTGTTGACCAAAGTGAAAATATAGACATTACTGTATTTTAGTTGTTTCTATATTTGAATGTTTTGTAGTATAGAAAATATATAATCCATGGTGACGAGAGGAGTAAAAATAGTTTTAGACGATTAAATCGTTTGATGTAGCTCTTATGCCATGTTTGGAACATTATGAACCTCAGTATTATGCAAGGTGGTTGCGTAGTCTCAGTGGTTGTGATGTGGTGCACCACACCATGGAGGGCTTCACATGAGTTGCCAAGCTTGGCAGAAACTCCGGCATGCGGAAGTTGTTTCGAGGTACAGATACTGTTGTTGGGCGTTAGTCTTGTCTTCCTCGTTCCTTTGCTTGCTTTCTGTA
This genomic window from Bacillus rossius redtenbacheri isolate Brsri chromosome 6, Brsri_v3, whole genome shotgun sequence contains:
- the LOC134532616 gene encoding alkaline ceramidase, encoding MWRHLEPGSSPVDWCEGNYLISPLIAEFVNTFSNVLFFLLPPVMMHLFRDYGRSVNPGIHVIWLLFIVVGLSSAYFHATLSLIGQLLDELSILWIFMAAFSMFFPRRFFPLFFHNDRKRFGLASVVITLLATGLGVLHPAANAFALMTLGVPAFFLLIHELRRCGCGRVQRLGVRCAAVWVLAVACWLNDRLFCETWLALDFPYLHALWHVLIFIASYTALVLFAYFSVREERPDTFPALRYWPRDAFELGVPYVSLRPRRPADGKDV